The proteins below are encoded in one region of Glandiceps talaboti chromosome 17, keGlaTala1.1, whole genome shotgun sequence:
- the LOC144447968 gene encoding protein kinase C and casein kinase substrate in neurons protein 2-like isoform X1, translating into MSAYSDENIASPTTDSFWELGNYKKTVKRIDDGNRLCNDLMAMIHERSEIEKSYAKQLRQWAKKWNDLVEKGPEYGTMSSAWKAVFTEAERNCDIHLDVKEQLMTDTHQKVKSWQKENYHKKMLSFKETVETDEGFKKAQKPWAKLLAKVTSTKKSYHNMCKLEKSAINGENNAKEDSSLSPDQNSSDDANARNDKLIKKLRDKVEKCRQDKIKAKDKYEKALSDLTNYNARYMEDMTQQFNKTQDFEGKRLTFFKEILSDLHERLDLSSQAKFTQVYSDFIQTVQNADADKDLKWFKNTYGTGMSMNWPAFEEYSEELHSISSKKKSKGNVGGGDEVMLTNASYKGTSNISAPSTGSYDPNINQVVDSGYHSQSRYTDYNVYQQTYSQPSPPEITKSNPDPGVEDNKPFGNEEWDDEVVGVPVKAMYDYEGAEEDELSFRAGDVFTKLQDEDEQGWCKGRIDGKKGLYPANYAEPI; encoded by the exons ATGTCGGCATACAGTGATGAAAATATTGCGAGTCCCACCACCGATTCCTTCTGGGAACTTGGCAATTACAAAAAGACTGTGAAAAGAATTGACGATGGTAACAGATTATGTAATGATCTCATGGCTATGATTCATGAAAgaagtgaaattgaaaaatcaTACGCCAAACAACTTAGGCAGTGGGCGAAAAAATGGAATGACCTCGTAGAAAAAG GTCCAGAATATGGTACCATGTCATCAGCATGGAAGGCAGTCTTTACAGAAGCAGAAAGAAACTGTGACATCCATCTTGACGTCAAAGAACAACTTATGACAGACACTCATCAGAAAGTCAAATCATGGCAAAAAGAGAACTATCATAAAAAGATGCTTAGTTTTAAAGAAACTGTTGAAACTGATGAAGGTTTCAAAAAG GCACAAAAACCATGGGCTAAGTTACTGGCTAAAGTAACATCAACAAAGAAATCCTACCACAACATGTGTAAATTAGAGAAGTCAGCTATCAATGGAGAAAACAACGCTAAAGAAGATTCATCACTCTCACCGGACCAG AATTCTTCTGACGACGCGAATGCCAGAAATGATAAACTT ATAAAGAAACTGCGTGACAAAGTAGAAAAATGTAGACAAGACAAAATAAAGGCTAAAGACAAATATGAAAAGGCTTTAAGTGATCTGACCAATTACAACGCACGATACATGGAAGATATGACACAACAATTTAACAAGACTCAAGATTTTGAAGGAAAACGGCTCACTTTCTTTAAAGAAATTCTCTCAGATTTACACGAAAGACTAGACCTCTCAAGTCAAGCTAA GTTTACTCAGGTGTACTCAGATTTCATACAAACAGTTCAGAATGCAGATGCAGACAAAGATTTGAAATGGTTTAAGAACACTTATGGTACAGGAATGTCTATGAACTGGCCAGCATTTGAA GAATATTCAGAAGAACTCCATTCTATCAGTAGCAAGAAGAAAAGCAAGGGTAATGTTGGTGGAGGTGATGAAGTGATGTTGACAAATGCATCCTACAAGGGTACCTCAAATATATCAGCTCCCAGTACTGGAAGCTATGATCCAAACATCAATCAAGTCGTTGATAG TGGCTACCACAGTCAGAGCCGATATACTGATTATAATGTGTACCAGCAAACTTACAGTCAGCCGTCTCCGCCAGAAATTACTAAGAG TAATCCTGACCCAGGAGTGGAGGACAATAAACCCTTTGGTAATGAAGAGTGGGATGACGAGGTTGTCGGTGTACCAGTCAAGGCTATGTATGACTATGAAGGTGCTGAGGAAGATGAACTTAGTTTTAGAGCAG GTGATGTGTTCACTAAGTTACAAGATGAAGATGAACAAGGATGGTGTAAAGGCAGGATAGACGGAAAAAAAGGATTGTACCCAGCTAATTATGCGGAACCAATATAA
- the LOC144447968 gene encoding protein kinase C and casein kinase substrate in neurons protein 2-like isoform X2, which yields MSAYSDENIASPTTDSFWELGNYKKTVKRIDDGNRLCNDLMAMIHERSEIEKSYAKQLRQWAKKWNDLVEKGPEYGTMSSAWKAVFTEAERNCDIHLDVKEQLMTDTHQKVKSWQKENYHKKMLSFKETVETDEGFKKAQKPWAKLLAKVTSTKKSYHNMCKLEKSAINGENNAKEDSSLSPDQIKKLRDKVEKCRQDKIKAKDKYEKALSDLTNYNARYMEDMTQQFNKTQDFEGKRLTFFKEILSDLHERLDLSSQAKFTQVYSDFIQTVQNADADKDLKWFKNTYGTGMSMNWPAFEEYSEELHSISSKKKSKGNVGGGDEVMLTNASYKGTSNISAPSTGSYDPNINQVVDSGYHSQSRYTDYNVYQQTYSQPSPPEITKSNPDPGVEDNKPFGNEEWDDEVVGVPVKAMYDYEGAEEDELSFRAGDVFTKLQDEDEQGWCKGRIDGKKGLYPANYAEPI from the exons ATGTCGGCATACAGTGATGAAAATATTGCGAGTCCCACCACCGATTCCTTCTGGGAACTTGGCAATTACAAAAAGACTGTGAAAAGAATTGACGATGGTAACAGATTATGTAATGATCTCATGGCTATGATTCATGAAAgaagtgaaattgaaaaatcaTACGCCAAACAACTTAGGCAGTGGGCGAAAAAATGGAATGACCTCGTAGAAAAAG GTCCAGAATATGGTACCATGTCATCAGCATGGAAGGCAGTCTTTACAGAAGCAGAAAGAAACTGTGACATCCATCTTGACGTCAAAGAACAACTTATGACAGACACTCATCAGAAAGTCAAATCATGGCAAAAAGAGAACTATCATAAAAAGATGCTTAGTTTTAAAGAAACTGTTGAAACTGATGAAGGTTTCAAAAAG GCACAAAAACCATGGGCTAAGTTACTGGCTAAAGTAACATCAACAAAGAAATCCTACCACAACATGTGTAAATTAGAGAAGTCAGCTATCAATGGAGAAAACAACGCTAAAGAAGATTCATCACTCTCACCGGACCAG ATAAAGAAACTGCGTGACAAAGTAGAAAAATGTAGACAAGACAAAATAAAGGCTAAAGACAAATATGAAAAGGCTTTAAGTGATCTGACCAATTACAACGCACGATACATGGAAGATATGACACAACAATTTAACAAGACTCAAGATTTTGAAGGAAAACGGCTCACTTTCTTTAAAGAAATTCTCTCAGATTTACACGAAAGACTAGACCTCTCAAGTCAAGCTAA GTTTACTCAGGTGTACTCAGATTTCATACAAACAGTTCAGAATGCAGATGCAGACAAAGATTTGAAATGGTTTAAGAACACTTATGGTACAGGAATGTCTATGAACTGGCCAGCATTTGAA GAATATTCAGAAGAACTCCATTCTATCAGTAGCAAGAAGAAAAGCAAGGGTAATGTTGGTGGAGGTGATGAAGTGATGTTGACAAATGCATCCTACAAGGGTACCTCAAATATATCAGCTCCCAGTACTGGAAGCTATGATCCAAACATCAATCAAGTCGTTGATAG TGGCTACCACAGTCAGAGCCGATATACTGATTATAATGTGTACCAGCAAACTTACAGTCAGCCGTCTCCGCCAGAAATTACTAAGAG TAATCCTGACCCAGGAGTGGAGGACAATAAACCCTTTGGTAATGAAGAGTGGGATGACGAGGTTGTCGGTGTACCAGTCAAGGCTATGTATGACTATGAAGGTGCTGAGGAAGATGAACTTAGTTTTAGAGCAG GTGATGTGTTCACTAAGTTACAAGATGAAGATGAACAAGGATGGTGTAAAGGCAGGATAGACGGAAAAAAAGGATTGTACCCAGCTAATTATGCGGAACCAATATAA
- the LOC144447968 gene encoding protein kinase C and casein kinase substrate in neurons protein 2-like isoform X3, with protein sequence MSAYSDENIASPTTDSFWELGNYKKTVKRIDDGNRLCNDLMAMIHERSEIEKSYAKQLRQWAKKWNDLVEKGPEYGTMSSAWKAVFTEAERNCDIHLDVKEQLMTDTHQKVKSWQKENYHKKMLSFKETVETDEGFKKAQKPWAKLLAKVTSTKKSYHNMCKLEKSAINGENNAKEDSSLSPDQNSSDDANARNDKLIKKLRDKVEKCRQDKIKAKDKYEKALSDLTNYNARYMEDMTQQFNKTQDFEGKRLTFFKEILSDLHERLDLSSQAKFTQVYSDFIQTVQNADADKDLKWFKNTYGTGMSMNWPAFEEYSEELHSISSKKKSKGNVGGGDEVMLTNASYKGTSNISAPSTGSYDPNINQVVDSNPDPGVEDNKPFGNEEWDDEVVGVPVKAMYDYEGAEEDELSFRAGDVFTKLQDEDEQGWCKGRIDGKKGLYPANYAEPI encoded by the exons ATGTCGGCATACAGTGATGAAAATATTGCGAGTCCCACCACCGATTCCTTCTGGGAACTTGGCAATTACAAAAAGACTGTGAAAAGAATTGACGATGGTAACAGATTATGTAATGATCTCATGGCTATGATTCATGAAAgaagtgaaattgaaaaatcaTACGCCAAACAACTTAGGCAGTGGGCGAAAAAATGGAATGACCTCGTAGAAAAAG GTCCAGAATATGGTACCATGTCATCAGCATGGAAGGCAGTCTTTACAGAAGCAGAAAGAAACTGTGACATCCATCTTGACGTCAAAGAACAACTTATGACAGACACTCATCAGAAAGTCAAATCATGGCAAAAAGAGAACTATCATAAAAAGATGCTTAGTTTTAAAGAAACTGTTGAAACTGATGAAGGTTTCAAAAAG GCACAAAAACCATGGGCTAAGTTACTGGCTAAAGTAACATCAACAAAGAAATCCTACCACAACATGTGTAAATTAGAGAAGTCAGCTATCAATGGAGAAAACAACGCTAAAGAAGATTCATCACTCTCACCGGACCAG AATTCTTCTGACGACGCGAATGCCAGAAATGATAAACTT ATAAAGAAACTGCGTGACAAAGTAGAAAAATGTAGACAAGACAAAATAAAGGCTAAAGACAAATATGAAAAGGCTTTAAGTGATCTGACCAATTACAACGCACGATACATGGAAGATATGACACAACAATTTAACAAGACTCAAGATTTTGAAGGAAAACGGCTCACTTTCTTTAAAGAAATTCTCTCAGATTTACACGAAAGACTAGACCTCTCAAGTCAAGCTAA GTTTACTCAGGTGTACTCAGATTTCATACAAACAGTTCAGAATGCAGATGCAGACAAAGATTTGAAATGGTTTAAGAACACTTATGGTACAGGAATGTCTATGAACTGGCCAGCATTTGAA GAATATTCAGAAGAACTCCATTCTATCAGTAGCAAGAAGAAAAGCAAGGGTAATGTTGGTGGAGGTGATGAAGTGATGTTGACAAATGCATCCTACAAGGGTACCTCAAATATATCAGCTCCCAGTACTGGAAGCTATGATCCAAACATCAATCAAGTCGTTGATAG TAATCCTGACCCAGGAGTGGAGGACAATAAACCCTTTGGTAATGAAGAGTGGGATGACGAGGTTGTCGGTGTACCAGTCAAGGCTATGTATGACTATGAAGGTGCTGAGGAAGATGAACTTAGTTTTAGAGCAG GTGATGTGTTCACTAAGTTACAAGATGAAGATGAACAAGGATGGTGTAAAGGCAGGATAGACGGAAAAAAAGGATTGTACCCAGCTAATTATGCGGAACCAATATAA